A window of Bos taurus isolate L1 Dominette 01449 registration number 42190680 breed Hereford chromosome 19, ARS-UCD2.0, whole genome shotgun sequence contains these coding sequences:
- the P3H4 gene encoding endoplasmic reticulum protein SC65 has protein sequence MARTAWGLLWLLLGSAGAQYEKYSFRGFPPEDLMPLAAAYGHALEQYEGESWRESARYLEAALRLHRLLRDSEAFCHANCSGPAPPAAAPPGPALPGPDGGDEWARELRLFGHVLERAACLRRCKRSLPAFQVPYPPRQLLRDFQSRLPYQYLHYAQFKANRLEKAVAAAYTFLQRNPKHELTAKYLSYYRGLLDAADEPLTDLEAQPYEAVFLRAVKLYNSGDFRGSTEDMERALAEYLAVFARCLAGCEGAHEQVDFKDFYPAIADLFAESLQCKVDCEANLTPNVGGYFVEKFVATMYHYLQFAYYKLNDVRQAARSAASYMLFDPEDNVMQQNLVYYRFHRARWGLEEEDFQPREEARLYHNQTAELRELLDFAHMYLQSDDEMELEETEPPMEPEKPPSDAEFEGEGDYEESIYADWWQEPDAKGDEAEAEPEPELP, from the exons ATGGCTCGGACGGCGTGGgggctgctgtggctgctgctgggcAGCGCCGGGGCGCAGTACGAGAAGTACAGCTTTCGGGGCTTCCCGCCGGAGGACCTGATGCCCTTGGCCGCGGCCTACGGGCACGCGCTGGAGCAGTACGAGGGCGAGAGCTGGCGCGAGAGCGCGCGCTACCTCGAGGCGGCGCTGCGGCTGCACCGGCTGCTGCGGGACAGCGAGGCCTTCTGCCACGCCAACTGCAGCGGCCCCGCGCCGCCCGCCGCCGCACCCCCGGGCCCCGCGCTCCCCGGGCCCGACGGCGGCGACGAGTGGGCCCGCGAGCTGCGGCTCTTCGGCCACGTCCTGGAGCGCGCCGCCTGCCTACGGCGCTGCAAGCGTTCGCTGCCCGCATTCCAGGTGCCCTACCCGCCGCGCCAGCTGCTGCGCGACTTCCAGAGCCGCCTGCCCTACCAGTACCTGCACTATGCTCAGTTCAAG GCTAACCGGCTGGAGAAGGCGGTGGCCGCGGCCTATACCTTCCTCCAGAGGAACCCGAAGCATGAGCTCACCGCCAAGTATCTCAGCTACTATCGCGGACTGCTGGACGCCGCCGACGAGCCTCTCACAGACTTGGAGGCCCAGCCATACGAG GCGGTGTTCCTCCGGGCTGTGAAGCTCTACAACAGCGGAGATTTCCGCGGGAGCACCGAGGACATGGAGCGGGCCCTGGCTGAGTACCTGGCTGTCTTTGCCCGGTGTCTGGCTGGCTGCGAGGGGGCCCACGAGCAGGTGGATTTCAAGGACTTCTACCCAGCCATAGCAG ATCTCTTTGCAGAATCCCTGCAGTGCAAGGTGGACTGTGAAGCCAACTTGACCCCCAATGTGGGCGGCTACTTCGTGGAGAAGTTCGTGGCCACCATGTATCACTACCTGCAGTTTGCCTACTACAAGT TGAACGACGTGCGCCAGGCCGCCCGCAGCGCCGCCAGCTACATGCTCTTTGACCCGGAAGACAATGTCATGCAGCAGAACCTGGTGTATTACCGCTTCCACAGGGCCCGCTggggcctggaggaggaggactTCCAGCCCCGGGAG gaGGCCAGACTCTACCACAACCAGACAGCTGAGCTTCGAGAGCTGCTAGACTTTGCACACATGTACCTGCAGTCAGATGATGAG ATGGAGCTGGAGGAGACAGAACCACCCATGGAGCCTGAGAAGCCCCCATCTGATGCCGAGTTTGAAGGAGAGGGCGACTATGAGGAGAGCATCTATGCTGACTGGTGGCAGGAGCCAGATGCCAAGGGCGACGAGGCTGAGGCTG agccAGAACCTGAATTACCATGA